The following coding sequences are from one Saprospiraceae bacterium window:
- a CDS encoding glycosyltransferase → MSNEFVLQRYMEKHIMFPSFASKKLRKDTYVIVVIPAYCEDRLKDSINSILNCFDSYPYFEIIVVINHSVADLDELKFRHEIQSHDLRCDYSNRHNSNVHIIGPVEFDHKHAGVGWARKTGMDEAVRLLYDNGRLDGIIICFDADCTCDTSLVSSVVDYFNTHRDKDALSIGFEHQLESCTDVEERKAIILYELHLRYYIEVQKYYSYPFAFQTIGSAMAVRVDAYCRMGGMNRKKAGEDFYFLHKYSEIGKLGELKKALVFPSSRKSNRVPFGTGKAVNQIILNNQNFQTYSYEAIQKFCLAVKVMHTVRNWAQFLYQLNELDTDLGFFFVERKLQEKWEESEKNTSDMYSFKQRILAKFNAFELMKWLHRANQMAYPQVEVFGQSVEFLKKCYPEIVPESNFSVEQCLQIFRDLAKDLKVD, encoded by the coding sequence ATGTCCAATGAGTTTGTTTTGCAAAGATATATGGAGAAGCACATCATGTTTCCTTCATTTGCAAGTAAAAAGTTGCGAAAGGATACCTACGTGATAGTTGTGATACCTGCTTATTGTGAGGATCGACTTAAGGATTCCATTAATTCGATACTGAACTGTTTTGATTCGTACCCTTATTTTGAAATCATAGTGGTGATCAATCATTCTGTCGCAGATCTTGACGAGTTGAAGTTTCGACATGAGATTCAAAGTCATGATTTGAGGTGTGATTATTCAAATCGCCACAATTCAAATGTTCATATAATCGGTCCTGTGGAATTTGATCATAAACATGCAGGTGTCGGCTGGGCTAGAAAAACGGGGATGGATGAAGCAGTAAGATTGTTGTATGATAATGGCAGATTGGATGGCATTATCATTTGTTTTGATGCTGACTGTACATGCGATACATCCTTAGTTTCAAGTGTGGTGGATTATTTTAATACCCATCGCGATAAAGATGCCCTAAGCATTGGTTTTGAGCATCAATTGGAATCTTGCACTGATGTTGAAGAAAGAAAGGCAATAATCTTGTATGAATTACATTTAAGATATTATATCGAAGTTCAAAAATATTATTCTTATCCTTTTGCTTTTCAAACGATTGGTTCAGCAATGGCGGTAAGAGTGGATGCTTATTGTCGAATGGGGGGAATGAATAGAAAAAAAGCTGGAGAAGACTTTTATTTTTTACACAAGTATTCGGAAATTGGCAAGTTGGGCGAGTTAAAAAAAGCATTGGTTTTCCCTTCTTCACGAAAATCAAATCGTGTTCCTTTTGGTACAGGCAAGGCAGTAAACCAAATTATTTTGAATAATCAGAACTTTCAGACCTATAGTTATGAGGCAATCCAAAAGTTCTGTCTTGCGGTAAAAGTGATGCATACTGTTCGTAACTGGGCTCAGTTTTTATATCAACTAAATGAACTTGATACTGACTTAGGATTTTTTTTTGTGGAAAGAAAGTTACAAGAGAAGTGGGAGGAATCAGAAAAGAATACCTCTGATATGTATTCCTTCAAGCAAAGAATATTAGCAAAATTTAATGCTTTCGAATTGATGAAGTGGTTGCACAGAGCAAATCAAATGGCTTATCCTCAAGTTGAGGTCTTTGGGCAATCGGTTGAATTTCTGAAAAAATGTTACCCTGAGATAGTTCCTGAATCAAATTTTTCTGTAGAGCAGTGTCTCCAAATATTCCGAGATTTGGCTAAAGATCTGAAAGTGGATTGA
- a CDS encoding WbqC family protein: MSHISHYQTIVLEARENYQKKSYRNRFELGSVQGPISLSVPLVKGKHQQQVITETKICYSENWTRSHLRTIQSLYSNSAYYIHYIDEIKFILNRMTESLFDLNYKTLEYLISVCNIRARLEESIEYQKKPEGIVDLRNEFKPFQRIDLPEYYQLWQPQHSFLSNLSILDVLFHMGPDTPHYLEEVYQCLIKK, encoded by the coding sequence ATGTCTCACATTTCGCATTATCAAACTATCGTATTAGAAGCTCGTGAAAACTATCAGAAGAAAAGTTATCGCAATCGTTTTGAGTTGGGTTCAGTGCAAGGGCCAATTTCATTATCTGTGCCTTTAGTCAAAGGCAAGCATCAGCAACAAGTGATCACTGAAACAAAAATATGTTACTCTGAAAACTGGACAAGATCTCATCTCAGAACGATTCAATCCTTATACAGCAACTCGGCTTATTATATACATTATATCGATGAAATAAAATTTATTTTAAACAGAATGACTGAATCCCTATTTGACTTGAATTATAAAACACTGGAATATTTGATCTCCGTTTGCAACATCAGAGCAAGACTTGAAGAAAGTATTGAATACCAGAAAAAACCGGAGGGCATTGTCGACTTAAGAAATGAATTTAAGCCTTTTCAGCGAATTGATCTTCCGGAATACTACCAATTGTGGCAACCCCAGCATTCATTTTTAAGCAACCTTAGTATATTGGATGTACTTTTCCATATGGGGCCTGACACGCCACATTATCTGGAAGAAGTTTATCAATGTTTAATAAAAAAATGA
- a CDS encoding exodeoxyribonuclease VII small subunit — protein sequence MAQKSKKYNSYQKALDELRSINSRLQNEQVNIDEVTGLVAKSKELVSQCRIQLRMLENELKSLENDEE from the coding sequence ATGGCACAAAAGTCAAAGAAATATAATAGTTATCAAAAAGCTTTAGACGAGCTCAGAAGCATCAATTCAAGACTACAAAATGAGCAAGTAAATATAGACGAAGTTACGGGTCTGGTAGCCAAATCTAAAGAACTCGTAAGTCAATGTAGAATCCAACTTCGAATGTTGGAGAATGAATTGAAGTCTTTGGAAAATGATGAAGAGTGA
- the xseA gene encoding exodeoxyribonuclease VII large subunit yields the protein MSSLRLSKLNEYIRRAIAVNFQEPVWITAEIASVKESRGHWYLELAEKENEDIVAQASAVLWRLNFLNLYKHFPSELELLLKAGNDIRIQVFVEYHVRFGLKLVINNIDPKFTYGQIAQKRAATIQKLIDQHLWQRNKETELAVAIKNIAVISSKSAAGKSDFHDHLMQNNYQYSFNVKYFYAAMQGQNTEEEVCSSLEKIIKQSWKYELVVIIRGGGAKLDLIDFDSYRISAKIATVPIPVIVGIGHSTDESVADLNAFQSVKTPTAAAEFIVNHNLDFETDMLGILQEIKDASNDLFVAQKQNIHEHEMRILALAKQQFILQQQWLDQYTQTIYMRLHNLIQIQELELRNLENHIESRNPFAILKSGYTMVIQKGKWVKRLKDLSSEEAFDIKFEDDSLSVKTN from the coding sequence ATGTCTTCCTTAAGGCTCAGTAAGCTCAACGAATATATCCGGAGAGCGATAGCTGTAAATTTTCAAGAACCGGTATGGATTACAGCAGAAATAGCCTCAGTTAAGGAAAGTAGAGGGCATTGGTACCTTGAACTTGCGGAAAAGGAAAATGAAGACATAGTAGCTCAGGCAAGTGCTGTTTTGTGGCGATTAAATTTTCTAAATTTATATAAACATTTCCCATCAGAACTAGAACTCCTCCTCAAAGCGGGGAATGACATCCGAATTCAAGTATTTGTAGAATATCATGTTCGGTTTGGGCTTAAACTAGTCATCAATAATATCGATCCGAAATTTACATATGGCCAAATTGCTCAAAAAAGAGCTGCTACCATTCAAAAATTGATAGATCAGCATTTGTGGCAAAGAAATAAAGAAACAGAATTGGCGGTAGCCATTAAAAATATAGCCGTCATCAGTTCCAAAAGTGCAGCCGGAAAGTCAGACTTCCACGACCATTTGATGCAGAATAATTATCAGTATTCATTCAATGTTAAATATTTCTATGCTGCTATGCAGGGACAGAATACTGAAGAAGAAGTTTGTTCTTCTTTGGAGAAAATCATTAAGCAGAGCTGGAAATATGAGCTCGTCGTAATCATTCGGGGAGGAGGAGCAAAGTTGGATTTAATTGACTTCGATTCCTATCGAATCAGCGCTAAAATAGCTACAGTTCCAATCCCTGTTATAGTTGGAATTGGACATTCGACAGATGAATCAGTAGCAGACTTAAACGCTTTTCAAAGTGTAAAAACTCCTACTGCCGCTGCAGAGTTTATAGTAAACCATAATTTGGATTTTGAGACCGACATGTTGGGAATATTGCAAGAAATTAAAGATGCATCCAACGATCTTTTTGTTGCTCAAAAACAGAATATTCATGAACATGAAATGAGAATTTTGGCTTTAGCTAAGCAACAGTTCATTCTCCAACAACAGTGGCTCGATCAATATACTCAAACTATATATATGCGTCTTCATAATCTGATTCAAATTCAGGAACTCGAGTTGCGAAACCTGGAAAATCATATTGAATCTCGCAATCCATTTGCTATATTGAAAAGCGGCTATACGATGGTAATTCAAAAAGGGAAATGGGTCAAAAGGCTGAAAGATTTATCAAGTGAAGAGGCATTTGACATCAAGTTTGAGGACGATTCACTTTCTGTAAAAACTAATTGA
- the sucC gene encoding ADP-forming succinate--CoA ligase subunit beta, translating to MNLHEYQGKKLLSKYEIPVQRGVLVENQSDMANAYDDLVAETGSKFVVVKAQIHAGGRGKGGGVKLGKSKEETIQIGNQILGMMLKTPQTPGGLEGPGKKVNKILLAEDSYAPDFDACKEYYFSILTDRGSQKNVIIYSTQGGMDIEKVAEETPHLVHKEFVDPALGFQDFQARKIAFQLGLGGKAYKEMCVFVNKLYNAFVGNDATLIEINPCLHTGDDRIIAVDCKFAIDDNALYRHADIEAMRDISEEDPTEVEARDANLNYVNLDGNVGCMVNGAGLAMATMDIIKLSGGNPANFLDVGGTADAARVETAFRIILKDPAVKAILVNIFGGIVRCDRVAQGIIDAYKNMGNIHVPIIVRLQGTNADIAKKMIDDAGLKVFSAIQLQEAADLVKKVLAG from the coding sequence ATGAATCTCCACGAATATCAGGGAAAAAAACTCTTAAGTAAATATGAAATCCCTGTCCAAAGGGGTGTTTTAGTTGAAAATCAATCCGATATGGCAAATGCCTACGATGATTTGGTAGCAGAAACTGGTAGCAAATTTGTAGTTGTGAAAGCGCAAATTCATGCCGGTGGAAGAGGCAAGGGAGGAGGTGTAAAGCTTGGAAAGTCCAAAGAGGAAACGATCCAAATCGGAAACCAAATATTGGGGATGATGCTCAAAACGCCGCAGACTCCAGGTGGACTGGAAGGTCCTGGTAAAAAAGTAAATAAAATCCTTTTAGCCGAAGATTCTTATGCTCCAGATTTTGATGCATGCAAAGAATATTATTTTTCAATTTTAACTGATAGAGGAAGCCAAAAGAATGTAATTATCTATTCCACGCAGGGTGGAATGGATATAGAAAAAGTAGCTGAAGAAACTCCTCATCTAGTGCATAAAGAATTCGTGGATCCAGCTCTTGGATTCCAGGATTTTCAAGCGCGCAAAATAGCGTTTCAATTAGGATTGGGTGGCAAAGCATACAAGGAAATGTGTGTATTTGTCAACAAACTGTATAATGCTTTTGTAGGGAATGATGCCACTTTAATTGAAATTAACCCATGTTTACATACAGGCGATGATCGAATTATAGCTGTTGATTGCAAATTTGCAATTGATGATAATGCATTATATAGGCACGCAGATATTGAAGCCATGCGTGATATTTCTGAAGAAGATCCTACTGAAGTTGAGGCCAGAGATGCCAATCTCAATTATGTCAACCTTGATGGTAATGTGGGATGCATGGTGAATGGAGCAGGACTTGCGATGGCGACAATGGATATAATAAAATTGTCTGGAGGAAATCCCGCTAATTTTTTGGATGTTGGTGGCACAGCAGATGCTGCCAGGGTAGAAACTGCTTTTCGTATTATTCTAAAAGATCCTGCAGTAAAGGCGATACTGGTGAATATTTTTGGAGGGATTGTGAGATGTGACCGAGTAGCTCAAGGTATCATAGATGCTTATAAAAACATGGGAAACATTCACGTACCAATAATTGTAAGGCTGCAAGGTACAAATGCAGATATAGCAAAGAAAATGATCGACGATGCAGGATTAAAAGTATTCTCAGCGATTCAATTGCAGGAAGCCGCTGATCTTGTAAAGAAGGTTTTAGCCGGTTAA
- a CDS encoding T9SS type A sorting domain-containing protein: MKFFSILVLCLIQYNHLQSQYCGTSHVDQQRMIDLSSGEQGNSRPDFAQTIYIPLLIHSLSNDGSSSYYGNWQLYETLGTLNKDFEKSGIQFFLEKPIHYISRTKWNDHKDYNDGEEMMIENNVADQVNCYLVQNPAGNCGYYTYNGDGVALSKSCLGKLSHTWAHELGHFFSLPHTFFGWEGIDYSFQKSTAEYKAKVWNQIENVERIDCNSQADQFCDTEPDYISDRWPCDANNRSLINLKDLNDSIFNADGSLFMSYAFDGCMSRFSNEQNNGMLNNISNRRQILLRPNVKPIYQNTDSFDFIYPLNESTVPYKSLTITWPKVEGAKYYLVQVARAPSFSIIVKNEIIESTSTYIDSLLPGKTYYARVKAVNDFEFNGTYAHPIKFYAEGLQTSNSDGFGTPEVTVFPNPVTRGKNLIVTFPQELGVQNIEIMTIAGQRVTDKLNWNMYNRSMATLTDLHLSSGVYVLQLTTESGIIAKKIVVE, translated from the coding sequence ATGAAATTTTTTAGCATTCTGGTACTTTGTTTAATACAGTATAATCATCTTCAATCACAGTATTGTGGTACTAGCCATGTTGATCAGCAGCGAATGATAGATCTGTCATCAGGAGAACAAGGAAATTCTAGGCCGGATTTTGCTCAAACCATATATATTCCGCTCTTGATCCACAGTTTAAGTAATGATGGAAGCAGTTCATATTATGGCAACTGGCAATTGTATGAAACATTAGGTACATTAAATAAGGATTTTGAAAAATCAGGAATTCAGTTTTTTCTTGAAAAACCAATTCATTATATATCGAGAACAAAATGGAATGACCACAAAGATTATAATGACGGTGAAGAAATGATGATCGAAAACAATGTCGCCGATCAGGTAAATTGTTATCTTGTACAAAACCCGGCTGGAAATTGTGGGTATTATACTTATAATGGCGATGGGGTCGCATTGAGTAAAAGTTGTTTAGGTAAATTGAGCCATACCTGGGCGCATGAATTGGGCCATTTTTTTTCACTTCCGCACACTTTCTTTGGATGGGAGGGTATAGATTATTCTTTTCAAAAATCAACTGCAGAATACAAGGCTAAGGTTTGGAATCAGATTGAGAATGTTGAACGCATTGATTGCAATTCACAAGCAGACCAATTTTGTGACACAGAGCCTGATTATATAAGCGATAGGTGGCCATGTGATGCAAATAACAGGAGTCTTATTAATTTAAAAGATCTTAATGATTCTATTTTTAATGCTGATGGCAGTTTGTTTATGTCTTATGCATTCGATGGATGTATGTCTAGATTTTCAAATGAACAAAACAATGGAATGCTCAATAACATTTCTAATCGAAGGCAAATATTGCTCCGCCCAAATGTAAAGCCAATATATCAAAATACGGATTCATTTGATTTTATATATCCTTTGAATGAGTCAACTGTACCATATAAGTCTCTTACCATAACATGGCCCAAAGTAGAAGGTGCAAAGTATTACTTGGTACAAGTAGCTCGTGCCCCTTCATTTAGTATTATTGTTAAAAACGAGATTATAGAATCCACATCAACTTATATTGATTCACTCTTGCCCGGTAAAACATATTATGCCAGAGTCAAAGCAGTCAATGATTTTGAATTCAATGGCACATATGCTCATCCGATTAAGTTTTATGCGGAAGGTTTGCAGACGAGTAACTCAGATGGATTTGGTACTCCGGAAGTTACTGTTTTTCCAAATCCTGTGACTCGGGGTAAAAATTTGATTGTGACTTTTCCCCAAGAGCTCGGAGTTCAAAACATTGAAATCATGACAATTGCTGGTCAGCGAGTAACAGACAAACTCAATTGGAATATGTATAATAGAAGTATGGCAACTTTGACTGATTTACATCTGAGTTCAGGAGTCTATGTTCTTCAATTGACCACAGAATCAGGTATTATAGCAAAGAAAATAGTAGTAGAATAA